The Mucilaginibacter gracilis genomic interval TTAAAAGCTGCCCTTTTTTAAAACTCATAATAAGCTTGTTAACTCCTCCAACGCCGGTATAAATAAAATCGGATTGGTCAAAATAGAAAAAGTAGGTGGCTATATTTTTAAAGCTTTCATTAAAATTGATTTGAACATTAGAGCCTGATATAGTGATACCGCTTTGTTGAGTACCTCTAAAGGCAACCCGATTTTTCGACTCTTGTATATCATCTAAAAATAATGCAATCAACGTTGTTAAGTACCCATTGTTCCTGGCCAGGTCAATTAAATCTCTAAATGAAGGATCGTTAAAAACAGTCTCAACTATTATGTTTTGATGTTGATTTATAGCCTGTTTTATCAGTTCTTTTGTACGACTTTTATAGACGTCGGTCATGATAACCTCAAATCCTACTAGCTCATTCAATCGTGTACGAATAAAGGTAGATTTACCGGCGGCGTTACATCCGCATACAAAAACCAGTTCAGGTTTTTTCATTAATCCAGCTTTCTAATAATGGTATCTATAATTTGTATCGGCATGTCGTTATCATCATATACAATTTCTACTGTAACCAGGTATTTTTCTCCCGTTGGTAATTCTTTACGATAATAGCCGCCATCTTCTTCAAATTTTGCATAAAATGGGTTACCTAATTCAAAGGCGCGCTGGCGGCCCATTTCGTGCATGTTACCCATATTTTTTAGTAAGCGTGCAACTATTGATGTTGTTTCCATAAATGCCAAATAATCAATATTGTAAAATTAACCAATTTATCAGCTTCTTCAAACAGGATAACTTGTTTTCAACACTCGCTACTTCCACACCCCAAATAAGCCCCATTATGATAACTTTGCGCCTATAATGGCTCATAAGTTTATTGATAATTACCGGGAAAAAGGTGCACGTAAAAGATTGGTTGAACTGCTAATTAAAAAAGGTATTGGCGATGAAAACGTATTGCAGGCCATAGGCAAAGTACCCCGCCATTATTTTTTTGATGAAACTTTTTGGAACCAGGCCTATAAAGATATTGCCTTCCCTATTGGCGAAGGGCAAACCATTTCGCAGCCTTATACTGTTGCATATCAAACCGAATTATTACACATCCGCAAGGGCGATAAGGTTTTAGAGATTGGCACCGGCTGCGGCTACCAATGCTGCATACTGGTTGAGCTTGGCGCCGATGTATATACCATTGAGCGGCAGGAAAAACTTTACCAACGCACCAAGCAGGTACTGCCCCATATTGGCTACAAAGCCAACTTTTTTTGTGGCGACGGCTCCAAGGGTATAGCCAAACACGCTCCGTACAATAAAATTATTGTAACTGCAGGCGCGCCCTTTGTTCCCGAAGATTTGTTGAAACAACTGGCCATTGGCGGTGTACTGGTTATCCCCGTGGGCGACGAACAATCGCAACAAATGGTTACCGTACTTAAAATTAACGAAACTGATTACGAAAAAATTGTATTAGATACCTTTAGGTTTGTACCCCTGGTGGGCGACAGGGCATGGTGAGAAAAGAGGCAAGAAGTTAGATGCAGGAACCAAAATAATTAAAAATTTTATTTAGGATTTTGGATGTTCAATTTCGGATTTACCTTTCACTTTCACACAACCTGTCTTTGCGAAGAATGAAGCAATTGCACGGAGGCACGCACGCTCTGTAAAGCGGCCCGGCGTAAGTGCGATTGCCACGCTTTCGCTCGCAAGGACAATGTTTTTTTTACAACCTTGATTCTTGTCTCTTGATTCTTGCCTCTAACTCCCCTACCTCTTCAACGCTCTATCCATCTCAATCTTGCTATCGCGTTCTTTCAGTGTTTCGCGTTTATCAAAGGTTTTTTTGCCCTGGGCCAGGCCAATTTTAAGTTTGGCAAAACCACGCGGACTTATAAATAAAGCCAATGGCACTATGGTAAATCCTTTTTCTTCGCTGCGGGTTTGTAGTTTTTTGAGTTCTTTTTTGTGGAGAAGCAGCACCCTGTCGCGCTTTTGCTCGTGGTTGTAAAACGAGCCGTGCGAATATTCGGCTATGTGCAGGTTACGTACATAAAGCTGGCTACCTATAAAGGTGCAAAAAGCATCGTTAAGGTTGGCTTTGCCTTCGCGGATTGATTTGATCTCGGTACCTAATAATTTAATCCCGGCCTCATACTCGTCAAGTACGTGGTATTCAAAATAGGCTTTTTTGTTTTTAATGTATAAATCCTGACTCATAATCTTTTTCTTCCGGGGCTGCAAATATGGCAAAAATATAATTAGCCTGTAAAAACAAATGCGCCGTAGTTAACACCCAACAGCCATACAACTAACTTAATGCATCAAAATAAGGTTAAAGCAATTTTATTAAACACCAATAATTACCCATAATTTATTATTCTTGTTATTAATATTACCCCATTAGTTTGCAAACTTAATGACAGCCTTTAACAAAGCAGAAATACCCGTAACCTTATTGCTATTGCCTTTTTTGGCAGGGATGGGCCTGGCTGTTGCATACCCCTGTAATACGTTTGCGGTTACACTGCAAATAGCTTTGGGTGTATTGTTGCTGGGGTTTGTTGTATTAAATCTCGGTTATCAAAAGTTCAATTTATATAAAGCAACCTGGCTTGGCGGTGTATTGATTTTTGCTTTGCTGTTAATTGCCGGTATGCTGGGTATTGAAACTAACCGGCAAATTAACGCGCCAAATCATTTTTCAAAAAACCCTTCGGCTTACCTTATTGCCAACATCAACAGCGAACCCAAACTTAACGCCGGAATTTTAAGGTTTACCGCTAAAATAGAACAAGCAGGCGATACCGATAAACTTAACACAACCACCGGTAATTTACTGGTTTTGGTAAAAATTGATACCGCGCATCAAATTAATTTGCAGTATGGCGACCGGCTGATTGTACCCGGCAAATTCACCCCCATTGAAGCCCCGCAAAACCCTGCCGAGTTTAACTATAAAGCTTACCTGGCGCATCAAAATATTTATCATCAGGCTTTTTTTATACAGCAACAGGTTGCAGTATTGCAGCATGGGCAAGGCAACCCTGTTATAGCATACGCCTTAAAGTTACGGCTCAACCTGGTTAACAAACTTAAAAGTGCAATAAGCGATACCGATGCCGTAGCCATAGCATCAACCATTATTTTAGGTTACCGGGCCGATTTACGCAAGGAAGTGCAGGAAGCCTATGCCAAAACAGGCACCATGCACCTGCTATCGGTAGCGGGTATGCACGTTGGTTTGGTTTATTTAATTATAACTTTTGTACTTAGCTTTTTGCCGTATGGTAAACGCAGTAAAGTTATTAAGGCTATTGTTTCTATTACCCTAATATGGTGTTATGCTTTAATTACCGGGTTTTCGCCGCCGGTTAGCCGGGCGGTGCTTATGCTTACTATGGTTATTATTGGCTTTAGTTTTAACCGCCACATTAACAGGCTTAATGTTTTGGCGGTATCGGCATTTGTATTGCTGCTCTATAATCCGTTTTATGTTTGCGATGCCGGCTTCCAGTTATCTTACATAGCCGTTTTTGGTATCATCATCATACAGCCCTACGTGTATAAATGGGTGCATGTTAAAAATGCGATAGTCCGCGAAATTTGGCTGGTATGTTCGGTTTCCATTGCCGCGCAAATTATTTTGTTCCCCCTAGCGGCACTCTATTTTCACGATTTCCCGGTTTACTTTTTGTTGAGCAATGTATTCATCATCGTACCTGCATTTATTATCATGTGTTCGGGATTGTTGTTTTTAGCCTTACCACATATACCCGCAGTTTCGGCATCATTAGGTTGGTTGTTACAAAAAACCATTGTTGTAATGAGCCAAACCCTGCAATTTTTAGAGCATGCGCCTTATGCCAGTATCAATAAAATTTGGTTGAGCCCTGCGGAGTTTTTATTAGCTTACGCGATTATAATTGCCACGTTTTGCTTTTTGGTAAAACGAAACAAGCAATGGCTGAAAGTAAGTTTATTGATAGCTTTATTATTATCAATCAGCTTTAGCTTAAAGGCTTACAGGGCGGCAAACACCAATAGCATCACCTTTTTTAGTTTGCGCAAAAACAGCGGTATGTTATTCCGCACAGGCAATTCGGCTTTTTTATTGACTGATTTGAACCCGCAGAATAAGGCTTACCAGTATTCAATACAGCCCTATCTGGATAGTTGCCGCATAACCAATTTACAAATGGCAGGTACAAATGTAAACTGTGGCAACTTACTTAAACAGGGCAACCTCATACAATTCGGAAATCAAAAAATACTGATATTGGACAGCACTTTTGAAGGAAAAACATTTACTGATAAATTAAATATTGATTATATTTACCTAAGCAGTGGTACGCATGTAAACTTGCAGTATTTAAAACAAAACTATACTTTTAAACTATTAATAGCCCCGGGCACAAATACTAACCGTTTAACCAGCCAGCTTGAACAACAGGCATTGGCCGAAAAGGTTAATTTTATAAACTTAAAACGTAACAAAGCACTTATATTGGTATCTAACAATCAAACTCAAAAAAAATAAACTACAATGAATATTATTTCAATTAAAAATGTTGCTTTGGGCCTGGCTTTTTCGGCAACAGTTTTTGGTGCAAAAGCTCAAAATGTTATTACCGAGGGGCAGGCATCATACAGCATTGCTGTAGGCGGCCAAACAGCAAATGCTACAACGTACTTTAAGGGCGATACCAGTTCGTTAGCTTTTCAACGCGGCCCTGCACAAATTAAAATGGTGGGCACCAAAGGCGGCGAGTTTTTTGCTGTGTTTTTAGATGTACCCGTTGCCAGCATGAAAAAGGTTGCTATAGGTACTCCTGCCGAAATAGATGAGGCCCAGGCTAACGAACCACAATATGCCTTCACCAAAACCGAAGAAACCAAAAAAATTGGCGATTTTAATTGCAAAAAATACGTAGCTAAAGATACGCGCGACGGTTCCACTTACGATTTGTGGATAACCACAGACGTAACTATCCCTGCCAACATGATAACCAAATTTTATTCATCGTTAGGTGGTACGCCTGTTTTGTTTACTTTTTTACAAAACGGCAATGTTAAAGGCGCGCAGGTTGTTACATTAACAGCTGTTACTGCAACTAAAGTACCGGCAAATATGTTTAAAGTAACAGCCGACTATGAAAAAATGACTTTGACCGATATGCAAAATATGGGTAAGGGCAGGCAATAAGCCTACGCTTTAGTAACAATATGTTTAAGGTTTTTTAACATCGGGTTAATTTGGTTAATTTAGCGCCCGATGTTAAAAAACCTTTTTTGCTTGGTTAGGTTTTACCTATTTTGGCTGATATTCTTCTTTATTACCCGCGTTACCTTCGAAATATACTTTCGCCACAAGCTAAAAATAGCCAGCGTAAAAGAGATTATCGAATCGTTTTTATACGCCGTCCGGCTTGATCTGTCAACGGCGGCTTATATAGCCATTATACCCCTGCTTGTTTCCATCATAATATGGCTAGTTCCCGGTGCTAAAATTAAGGCCATATGGCTGCGCATTTACATTTGGATTTGCCTGGTGCTGGTTTGCTTTTTAACCATACTGGATTTAAACATATTTACCGAGTGGGGAACCAAGGTTAACTATCGCGTTTTTGATAGCATTATCCATCAGTTTTCCGAGTCGCTGGCATCAAGCGGATCTTCGCCCATTGCCTTGTGCATTACTATTGGTGTGGTAATGCTTTGCCTGGGTATTTTTATTGCCGAAAAATTGATATTATACCGGTACAGGCCAACAAAGGCTTCGGTTTCTTTTAAATTGGCTTCCTCGGCGTTTTTAATTTTACTTAATCTTTTCTTTATCCGGGGCGGGTTGCAACCTTCGCCAATTAACCAGAGTATGGCTTATTTTTCGAGCAAACAAATACTCAACCAATCGGCTTTAAACACGGAGTGGAACCTTTTTGATAATATTTTTGAAAACCTTAAAGCCATACATAACCCCTACCTGTATTTCGATCCTAAATTTGCCGATAGTTTATCGCGCACGTTATACGCCGGCAAAGCCGATACAACTTTGCATGTATTAACAACAACCCGGCCCAACATTGTTATTTTTCAGTTAGAGAGCTTTACGGCCGATGTTATACAATCGTTAGGTGGCGATAAGGGTGTTTGCCCCAACTTTGAAAACTTTATTAAAAGCGGCATTTTGTGCGACAGCATTTACTCTGCCGGCGACCGTACCGATAAAGGTATTGTTGCTATTTTAAGTGCCTTCCCATCGCAAGCGGTGCGCACCATTGTTACCGATAATACCAAGCAAGAAAAATTGCCTTCAATATCTTCGGCACTTAAAGATGTGGGATACCATACTTCGTTTTATTATGGCGGCGAGGTGGAGTACATGAACTTTAAATCGTACTTACTGAGCCACAATATAGACCATATTACCAGCGAAGATAGTTTTGAACACCGCCAAATTGATACCAAGTGGGGCGTAGATGACGGTGCTATGCTTAACGCGCACATTCAATACCTTAATAAAGAAACCAAGCCATTTTTTAGTTTGGTAGAAACACTAACCAACCA includes:
- a CDS encoding zeta toxin family protein, with amino-acid sequence MKKPELVFVCGCNAAGKSTFIRTRLNELVGFEVIMTDVYKSRTKELIKQAINQHQNIIVETVFNDPSFRDLIDLARNNGYLTTLIALFLDDIQESKNRVAFRGTQQSGITISGSNVQINFNESFKNIATYFFYFDQSDFIYTGVGGVNKLIMSFKKGQLLNYHATALKYPQKFASYSFQKDRLDEDAYNIIIQNLDFVRKS
- a CDS encoding protein-L-isoaspartate(D-aspartate) O-methyltransferase; protein product: MAHKFIDNYREKGARKRLVELLIKKGIGDENVLQAIGKVPRHYFFDETFWNQAYKDIAFPIGEGQTISQPYTVAYQTELLHIRKGDKVLEIGTGCGYQCCILVELGADVYTIERQEKLYQRTKQVLPHIGYKANFFCGDGSKGIAKHAPYNKIIVTAGAPFVPEDLLKQLAIGGVLVIPVGDEQSQQMVTVLKINETDYEKIVLDTFRFVPLVGDRAW
- the smpB gene encoding SsrA-binding protein SmpB; translation: MSQDLYIKNKKAYFEYHVLDEYEAGIKLLGTEIKSIREGKANLNDAFCTFIGSQLYVRNLHIAEYSHGSFYNHEQKRDRVLLLHKKELKKLQTRSEEKGFTIVPLALFISPRGFAKLKIGLAQGKKTFDKRETLKERDSKIEMDRALKR
- a CDS encoding ComEC/Rec2 family competence protein translates to MTAFNKAEIPVTLLLLPFLAGMGLAVAYPCNTFAVTLQIALGVLLLGFVVLNLGYQKFNLYKATWLGGVLIFALLLIAGMLGIETNRQINAPNHFSKNPSAYLIANINSEPKLNAGILRFTAKIEQAGDTDKLNTTTGNLLVLVKIDTAHQINLQYGDRLIVPGKFTPIEAPQNPAEFNYKAYLAHQNIYHQAFFIQQQVAVLQHGQGNPVIAYALKLRLNLVNKLKSAISDTDAVAIASTIILGYRADLRKEVQEAYAKTGTMHLLSVAGMHVGLVYLIITFVLSFLPYGKRSKVIKAIVSITLIWCYALITGFSPPVSRAVLMLTMVIIGFSFNRHINRLNVLAVSAFVLLLYNPFYVCDAGFQLSYIAVFGIIIIQPYVYKWVHVKNAIVREIWLVCSVSIAAQIILFPLAALYFHDFPVYFLLSNVFIIVPAFIIMCSGLLFLALPHIPAVSASLGWLLQKTIVVMSQTLQFLEHAPYASINKIWLSPAEFLLAYAIIIATFCFLVKRNKQWLKVSLLIALLLSISFSLKAYRAANTNSITFFSLRKNSGMLFRTGNSAFLLTDLNPQNKAYQYSIQPYLDSCRITNLQMAGTNVNCGNLLKQGNLIQFGNQKILILDSTFEGKTFTDKLNIDYIYLSSGTHVNLQYLKQNYTFKLLIAPGTNTNRLTSQLEQQALAEKVNFINLKRNKALILVSNNQTQKK
- a CDS encoding LTA synthase family protein codes for the protein MLKNLFCLVRFYLFWLIFFFITRVTFEIYFRHKLKIASVKEIIESFLYAVRLDLSTAAYIAIIPLLVSIIIWLVPGAKIKAIWLRIYIWICLVLVCFLTILDLNIFTEWGTKVNYRVFDSIIHQFSESLASSGSSPIALCITIGVVMLCLGIFIAEKLILYRYRPTKASVSFKLASSAFLILLNLFFIRGGLQPSPINQSMAYFSSKQILNQSALNTEWNLFDNIFENLKAIHNPYLYFDPKFADSLSRTLYAGKADTTLHVLTTTRPNIVIFQLESFTADVIQSLGGDKGVCPNFENFIKSGILCDSIYSAGDRTDKGIVAILSAFPSQAVRTIVTDNTKQEKLPSISSALKDVGYHTSFYYGGEVEYMNFKSYLLSHNIDHITSEDSFEHRQIDTKWGVDDGAMLNAHIQYLNKETKPFFSLVETLTNHEPFDMPAKPHFPGDSVSNQFRSTAYYTDSVLNSYFEQAKKQAWYKNTLFILVADHGHRLPRNTNESYMPAKYHIPLLLMGGAIKDQYRGMKIHKLGGQTDIAATILAQLNLPYAQFKWSKDLLNPGSKSFTFFDWDNGFGFITPEQGVSFDNIGKETIFIKNPKVSKAVNEKHLQYGKAYLQQVFAEYVGGH